One Panicum virgatum strain AP13 chromosome 3N, P.virgatum_v5, whole genome shotgun sequence DNA segment encodes these proteins:
- the LOC120667236 gene encoding gamma-tubulin complex component 4-like, giving the protein MLHELLLALLGFTGDFVLDASPARRRAATQDAAAGGGDGDGEVGPAFRLAPDLTFLQPSERSAIERLISLGFYYKELNRFATESRDLSWIQYSIDVSSPHTDKTNKNGKVRKGSVYRRAIANGITEILSVYRSAVLQVEQNLLSDPLPILATVTHGLNKFEVLLPPLYELVMEIEQKDIRGGQLLNLLHKRCHCGVPELQSCIQRLLWHGHQVMFNQLTSWMVYGILQDQYSEFFIRRQDDRDGENDSSQRDFSDKFMQKLAKDTSLASWHTGFHVSLDMLPEYIHMRVAESILFAGKAIRVLRNPSPGATLQEHVNQGQNPKGSHRMQSFTGGSGAPKDLPNFSNISAEELLPLAEADKIDAMLKELKHSSEFHKWLFESAVGSIRTIAANHLWQLVVVRADLNGHLKALKDYFLLAKGDFFQCFLEESRQLMHLPPRQSTAEADLMIPFQLAALKTIGEEDEYFTRVSLRMLSYGMKSSTSQKDLQKPNALELPSQGKAASELALDGWDSIALEYSVDWPLQLFFTPDVLSKYRKVFQYLIRLKRTQMELEKSWAAVMHKDHADFSDYCKDRKNGSATQLRRQRSKPLWRVREHMAFLIRNLQFYIQVDVIESQWNVLQSHVQDSHDFTELVSFHQEYLSALVSQSFLDIGSVSRILDSIMKLCLQFCWSIEQYETRPNISEIDHITEEFNKKSNSLYTILRSSRLAGSQRAPFLRQFLMRLNFNSFFETTARGVMNSGRLRPSTAGAQL; this is encoded by the exons ATGCTgcacgagctcctcctcgcgctgCTCGGCTTCACCGGCGACTTCGTCCTCGACGcttcccccgcgcgccgccgtgccgcgacCCAGgatgccgcggccggcggcggggatggggATGGCGAGGTGGGCCCGGCCTTCCGCCTCGCGCCGGACCTCACATTCCTCCAGCCCTCCGAGAG GAGTGCTATTGAGAGGCTCATATCTCTGGGATTTTACTATAAAGAACTGAACCGCTTTGCAACTGAATCTCGTGATCTGAGCTGGATCCAGTATTCTATAGATGTTTCATCACCTCATACCGATAAAACTAATAAGAATGGAAAAGTGAGAAAAGGGAGTGTGTATAGGAGGGCAATTGCCAATGGTATTACGGAGATTCTGTCAGTCTACAGATCAGCTGTCCTACAGGTTGAGCAAAACCTGTTGTCAGATCCATTGCCAATCCTCGCGACGGTAACTCACGGTCTGAATAAG TTTGAGGTTCTTCTCCCTCCACTTTACGAGCTTGTTATGGAAATAGAGCAGAAAGATATCAGGGGTGGACAACTACTTAACCTTTTGCATAAACGATGCCATTGTGGGGTTCCAGAACTGCAAAGCTGCATTCAGAG GCTACTTTGGCATGGGCACCAGGTCATGTTCAACCAGTTGACATCTTGGATGGTTTATGGGATTCTTCAAGATCAGTACAGTGAATTTTTCATTAGGAG ACAAGATGACAGGGATGGGGAGAATGACTCATCCCAGCGAGATTTTTCTGATAAGTTTATGCAGAAATTAGCTAAAGACACATCCCTGGCTAGTTGGCATACAGGATTTCATGTATCATTG GACATGTTGCCCGAGTATATCCACATGCGAGTTGCAGAGTCCATTCTCTTCGCCGGCAAAGCAATAAGGGTTCTTCGAAATCCGAGTCCTGGTGCTACATTGCAGGAGCATGTTAACCAAGGCCAGAACCCTAAAGGATCTCATAGAATGCAAAGCTTTACCGGAGGTTCTGGTGCTCCAAAAGACCTGCCAAACTTCTCTAACATCAGCGCAGAAGAACTGTTGCCACTAGCTGAAGCTGATAaaattgatgctatgctcaagGAGCTAAAg CATTCTTCGGAGTTCCACAAATGGCTTTTTGAGTCTGCTGTTGGGTCAATACGTACAATTGCTGCTAATCATCTCTGGCAG CTAGTGGTGGTACGTGCTGATCTGAATGGTCATTTGAAGGCATTGAAAGATTATTTTCTTTTAGCGAAAGGTGATTTTTTCCAG TGTTTTCTAGAGGAAAGCCGCCAATTAATGCATCTACCACCGCGTCAATCTACAGCTGAAGCAGATCTCATGATCCCATTTCAGTTG GCTGCACTGAAGACTATAGGTGAGGAAGACGAGTATTTCACCAGAGTCTCATTAAG GATGTTATCGTATGGTATGAAAAGTAGTACATCGCAGAAAGATCTCCAAAAGCCTAATGCTTTGGAGCTTCCTTCACAAGGAAAAGCTGCATCAGAATTGGCACTTGATGGATGGGATAGTATTGCTCTGGAATATTCTGTTGACTGGCCACTGCAGCTCTTCTTCACTCCTGATGTTCTGTCAAA GTATCGCAAGGTTTTCCAGTATCTCATCCGATTGAAGAGGACACAAATGGAACTGGAGAAATCCTGGGCAGCAGTAATGCATAAAGATCATGCTGATTTTTCCGATTATTGCAAGGATCGAAAAAATGGATCTGCAACACAACTGCGTCGGCAACGCTCTAAGCCTTTGTGGAGAGTAAGGGAGCACATGGCTTTCTTGATCAGAAACCTACAGTTTTATATCCAG GTTGATGTAATAGAGTCCCAATGGAATGTTTTGCAATCTCACGTGCAAGATTCACATGATTTCACAGAGCTAGTGAGCTTTCATCAAGA GTACTTGTCAGCACTGGTTTCACAATCATTCTTGGATATTGGATCAGTCTCTAGAATACTCGACAGCATAATGAAGCTATGCTTGCAGTTTTGTTGGAGCATTGAGCAATATGAAACCCGCCCAAACATATCTGAGATTGATCACATAACTGAG GAATTCaacaagaaatcaaattcgcTGTACACTATCTTGAGGAGCAGCCGCCTCGCGGGTAGCCAAAGAGCACCTTTCCTGAGGCAATTCCTGATGAGACTAAACTTCAACTCATTCTTCGAG ACCACTGCAAGGGGAGTGATGAATTCTGGCAGGCTGCGCCCAAGCACTGCAGGTGCCCAGCTGTAA